A DNA window from Frankiales bacterium contains the following coding sequences:
- the acs gene encoding acetate--CoA ligase, whose product MSHDAIENLSQEDRAFPPPADFAAQANATAAMYDEAKADRIAFWEKQARELQWETPWHTALDWSNAPFAKWFDGGTLNIAVNCVDRHVAAGHGDQVAFYFEGEPGDTREITYAQLLDEVCRAANALESLGVGKGDRVAIYLPMIPEAAVAMLACARIGAVHSVVFGGFSAEALRSRIDDAEAVLVITADGGNRKGKPMALKPAVDEAVAQTHSVKNVLVVKRTGQSDIEWTERDTWWHELVDAQPATHEAQAFDAEHPLFILYTSGTTGKPKGILHTTGGYLTQAAFTHRNVFDLKPDTDVFWCTADIGWVTGHSYVVYGPLANRSTSLMYEGTPDTPHNGRFWELVEKYKVSILYTAPTAIRTFMKWGEDIPAKFDMSSLRVLGSVGEPINPEAWMWYRRVIGGDRCPIVDTWWQTETGAMMISPLPGVTATKPGSAMGPLPGISAQVVDDEAHAVGNGGGGYLVLTEPWPSMLRGIWGDNQRYVDTYWSRWPGLYFAGDGAKLDDDGAIWLLGRVDDVMNVSGHRISTTEVESALVSHPSVAEAAVVGATDDTTGQGIVAFVILRQGVAPVDDVAKDLRNHVAHEIGPIAKPRQILVVPELPKTRSGKIMRRLLRDIAENRAVGDTTTLADPAIMALIGEGLASSSASED is encoded by the coding sequence GTGAGCCACGACGCCATCGAGAACCTGTCGCAGGAGGACCGCGCGTTCCCGCCGCCCGCGGACTTCGCCGCGCAGGCCAACGCCACCGCCGCCATGTACGACGAGGCCAAGGCGGACCGGATCGCCTTCTGGGAGAAGCAGGCGCGCGAGCTCCAGTGGGAGACGCCGTGGCACACGGCGCTCGACTGGTCCAACGCCCCCTTCGCGAAGTGGTTCGACGGCGGCACCCTGAACATCGCCGTCAACTGCGTCGACCGCCACGTCGCGGCCGGCCACGGCGACCAGGTCGCCTTCTACTTCGAGGGCGAGCCCGGCGACACCCGCGAGATCACCTACGCGCAGCTGCTCGACGAGGTGTGCCGCGCAGCCAACGCGCTCGAGTCCCTCGGCGTCGGCAAGGGCGACCGGGTCGCGATCTACCTGCCGATGATCCCGGAGGCCGCGGTCGCCATGCTCGCGTGCGCCCGCATCGGCGCGGTGCACTCGGTGGTCTTCGGCGGGTTCTCGGCCGAGGCGCTGCGCAGCCGCATCGACGACGCCGAGGCGGTCCTGGTCATCACCGCCGACGGCGGCAACCGCAAGGGCAAGCCGATGGCGCTCAAGCCCGCCGTCGACGAGGCAGTGGCGCAGACGCATTCGGTGAAGAACGTCCTCGTCGTCAAGCGCACGGGGCAGTCGGACATCGAGTGGACCGAGCGCGACACCTGGTGGCACGAGCTCGTCGACGCCCAGCCCGCCACGCACGAGGCGCAGGCCTTCGACGCCGAGCACCCGCTGTTCATCCTCTACACCTCGGGCACCACCGGGAAGCCCAAGGGCATCCTGCACACCACCGGCGGCTACCTCACCCAGGCCGCCTTCACCCACCGCAACGTGTTCGACCTCAAGCCCGACACCGACGTGTTCTGGTGCACGGCCGACATCGGCTGGGTCACCGGCCACTCCTACGTCGTCTACGGGCCGCTGGCGAACCGCTCCACCTCGCTCATGTACGAGGGCACGCCCGACACCCCGCACAACGGCCGGTTCTGGGAGCTGGTCGAGAAGTACAAGGTGTCGATCCTCTACACCGCGCCCACCGCGATCCGCACGTTCATGAAGTGGGGCGAGGACATCCCGGCGAAGTTCGACATGTCCTCGCTGCGCGTGCTCGGGTCGGTCGGCGAGCCGATCAACCCCGAGGCGTGGATGTGGTACCGCCGCGTCATCGGCGGCGACCGCTGCCCGATCGTCGACACGTGGTGGCAGACCGAGACCGGCGCCATGATGATCAGCCCGCTGCCCGGCGTCACCGCCACCAAGCCCGGCTCGGCCATGGGCCCCCTGCCCGGCATCAGCGCGCAGGTCGTCGACGACGAGGCCCACGCGGTGGGCAACGGCGGCGGCGGCTACCTCGTGCTCACCGAGCCGTGGCCCTCGATGCTGCGCGGCATCTGGGGCGACAACCAGCGCTACGTCGACACGTACTGGTCGCGCTGGCCGGGCCTCTACTTCGCCGGCGACGGTGCCAAGCTCGACGACGACGGCGCCATCTGGCTGCTCGGCCGCGTGGACGACGTCATGAACGTCTCCGGCCACCGCATCTCCACCACCGAGGTGGAGTCGGCCCTCGTCTCGCACCCGTCGGTGGCCGAGGCCGCCGTGGTGGGCGCCACCGACGACACGACCGGCCAGGGCATCGTGGCGTTCGTGATCCTGCGGCAGGGCGTCGCACCGGTCGACGACGTCGCCAAGGACCTGCGCAACCACGTCGCGCACGAGATCGGCCCGATCGCGAAGCCGCGCCAGATCCTCGTCGTGCCGGAGCTGCCCAAGACCCGGTCCGGCAAGATCATGCGGCGCCTGCTGCGCGACATCGCGGAGAACCGCGCCGTGGGCGACACCACCACCCTGGCCGACCCCGCGATCATGGCGCTCATCGGCGAGGGCCTCGCGAGCAGCAGCGCCAGCGAGGACTGA
- a CDS encoding cation acetate symporter, whose protein sequence is MSGGWPVAAILLVVVLTGVLGTFGVRVSRTTSDFLVASRSVTPFVNASAIGGEYLSAASFLGIAGLVLSYGVDMLWFPVGYTVGYLVLLVLVAAPLRRSGAYTLPDFAEMRFASPRLRLVSSVLVVLIGWLYLLPQIQGAGITLHALTGANEWVGALLVAVVVGITVASGGMRSITVVQAFQYWLKLAAIALPAVLLVAAWYHDGAPLFANGDWGTPLSGYGGRDYPVYKTYSIVLATFLGTMGLPHVLVRFYTNPDGAAARRTTLSVLGLLSLFYLFPPVFGALGRVYAPDLATPGVSDTVVLLLPGRVFHGWLGEALSALVAAGAFAAFLSTASGLSVSVAGVLSQDLLGRGRELGDGVRRFRIGAVIAVLVPFVLALSAGRLDLAQTVTLAFAVAASTFCPLLVLGIWWPRLSTSGAMAALLVGGVTALVAVSLVLALGPFDGFVGALLDQPAAWTVPLAFVTAVVVSVLTRDRDPSAAAAAMVRLHAPEELDLRR, encoded by the coding sequence ATGAGCGGCGGCTGGCCGGTCGCGGCGATCCTGCTCGTCGTGGTGCTGACCGGCGTGCTGGGCACCTTCGGCGTCCGGGTGTCGCGCACGACGTCGGACTTCCTCGTCGCCTCGCGCTCGGTCACCCCGTTCGTCAACGCCTCCGCCATCGGGGGCGAGTACCTCTCGGCGGCGTCGTTCCTCGGCATCGCCGGTCTCGTGCTCAGCTACGGCGTCGACATGCTGTGGTTCCCCGTGGGCTACACCGTCGGCTACCTGGTGCTGCTGGTGCTGGTCGCCGCGCCGCTGCGCCGCTCCGGCGCCTACACGCTGCCGGACTTCGCCGAGATGCGCTTCGCCTCGCCGCGGCTGCGCCTGGTGTCGTCCGTGCTCGTCGTGCTGATCGGCTGGCTGTACCTGCTCCCGCAGATCCAGGGCGCCGGCATCACCCTGCACGCGCTGACCGGCGCGAACGAGTGGGTGGGCGCGCTGCTCGTGGCGGTCGTCGTGGGCATCACGGTCGCGTCCGGCGGCATGCGCTCCATCACCGTCGTCCAGGCGTTCCAGTACTGGCTCAAGCTCGCCGCCATCGCGCTGCCGGCGGTGCTGCTCGTGGCCGCCTGGTACCACGACGGCGCGCCGCTGTTCGCCAACGGCGACTGGGGGACGCCGCTGTCGGGGTACGGCGGTCGCGACTACCCCGTGTACAAGACGTACTCGATCGTGCTCGCCACGTTCCTCGGCACGATGGGACTGCCCCACGTGCTCGTGCGCTTCTACACCAACCCCGACGGCGCGGCCGCGCGCCGCACCACGCTCTCGGTGCTCGGGCTGCTCAGCCTCTTCTACCTGTTCCCGCCGGTGTTCGGCGCCCTCGGCCGCGTGTACGCGCCGGACCTCGCGACGCCCGGGGTGTCGGACACCGTCGTCCTGCTGCTCCCGGGGCGGGTGTTCCACGGCTGGCTCGGCGAGGCGCTGTCGGCGCTGGTCGCGGCCGGCGCGTTCGCGGCGTTCCTGTCGACCGCGAGCGGCCTGTCGGTGTCGGTCGCCGGGGTGCTGAGCCAGGACCTCCTCGGCCGCGGGCGCGAGCTCGGCGACGGGGTGCGCCGGTTCCGGATCGGCGCCGTCATCGCCGTGCTCGTGCCGTTCGTGCTCGCGCTCTCGGCCGGCCGCCTCGACCTGGCGCAGACCGTCACGCTCGCGTTCGCCGTGGCCGCGTCCACCTTCTGCCCCCTGCTCGTGCTCGGGATCTGGTGGCCGAGGCTGAGCACGTCCGGGGCGATGGCCGCGCTGCTCGTCGGGGGCGTCACGGCTCTCGTGGCGGTGTCGCTGGTGCTCGCACTCGGTCCGTTCGACGGTTTCGTGGGCGCCCTGCTCGACCAGCCGGCGGCATGGACGGTCCCGCTCGCCTTCGTCACCGCCGTGGTCGTGTCCGTCCTCACGCGCGACCGCGACCCGTCCGCCGCGGCGGCGGCCATGGTGCGGCTGCACGCGCCCGAGGAGCTCGACCTGCGCCGCTGA
- the nhaA gene encoding Na+/H+ antiporter NhaA: MVGTDKVVFGRVPRAERRHVLAALRQETVGGALLLGAAVLALVWANSPWRDSYHELTQTVVGPAALHLDLPLSVWAADGLLAVFFFVAGLELKHELVLGTLKDASQAVVPVVAALCGMAVPAILYAVTVSVMGDSRDALGWGIPMATDIAFALAVLAVMGSRLPVALRAFLLTLAVVDDLGAILVIAVFYSHGFSAVPFALSVLGMALWFVLQRMRVDTWLVYVPLALVVWGLEHASGVHATVAGVALGLLTRVRPDPGEAASPADRYEHAVRPLSAGVCVPLFAFFSAGVTFVGLETSAITEPVAVAIVVGLVLGKPLGVYGGARLVARFTRASLSASLRWADVLAVGVLAGIGFTVSLLISELAFEDDALRETSAKIGVLAASVLAALVASVVLALRRRAYAGSGGEDDLADDADDSDDDGLPDVSDGAGAQPPPSR; this comes from the coding sequence GTGGTGGGGACCGACAAGGTCGTCTTCGGCCGGGTGCCGCGCGCGGAGCGCCGGCACGTCCTCGCCGCGCTGCGGCAGGAGACCGTGGGCGGCGCCCTCCTGCTCGGGGCCGCCGTGCTGGCGCTCGTGTGGGCCAACAGCCCCTGGCGCGACAGCTACCACGAGCTGACCCAGACCGTCGTGGGCCCGGCGGCGCTGCACCTCGACCTGCCGCTGTCCGTGTGGGCCGCGGACGGCCTGCTCGCGGTGTTCTTCTTCGTCGCGGGACTCGAGCTCAAGCACGAGCTGGTGCTCGGCACGCTCAAGGACGCCTCCCAGGCCGTCGTCCCCGTCGTCGCCGCGCTGTGCGGCATGGCGGTGCCGGCGATCCTCTACGCCGTCACGGTCAGCGTCATGGGCGACTCGCGCGACGCCCTGGGCTGGGGCATCCCCATGGCGACGGACATCGCGTTCGCCCTGGCCGTGCTCGCCGTCATGGGGTCCCGGCTGCCAGTGGCGCTGCGCGCGTTCCTGCTCACGCTCGCCGTCGTCGACGACCTCGGCGCGATCCTCGTGATCGCCGTGTTCTACAGCCACGGGTTCTCGGCGGTGCCGTTCGCGCTCTCGGTGCTGGGCATGGCGCTGTGGTTCGTGCTCCAGCGCATGCGCGTGGACACCTGGCTCGTCTACGTCCCGCTCGCCCTGGTCGTGTGGGGCCTCGAGCACGCCAGCGGCGTGCACGCCACGGTCGCCGGCGTCGCGCTGGGGCTGCTCACCCGGGTGCGCCCGGATCCGGGCGAGGCGGCGTCGCCGGCCGATCGCTACGAGCACGCCGTCCGGCCGCTGTCGGCCGGCGTCTGCGTGCCGCTGTTCGCGTTCTTCTCCGCCGGCGTCACCTTCGTGGGGCTCGAGACCTCCGCGATCACCGAGCCCGTGGCGGTCGCGATCGTCGTCGGCCTGGTGCTGGGCAAGCCGCTGGGGGTCTACGGCGGGGCCCGCCTGGTGGCCCGCTTCACCCGGGCGTCGCTGTCGGCGTCGCTGCGCTGGGCCGACGTCCTGGCGGTGGGCGTGCTGGCCGGGATCGGCTTCACCGTGTCGCTGCTGATCTCCGAGCTCGCCTTCGAGGACGACGCCCTGCGCGAGACCTCGGCCAAGATCGGCGTGCTCGCGGCGTCGGTCCTCGCGGCCCTCGTCGCCTCGGTCGTGCTCGCCCTGCGCCGGCGCGCGTACGCCGGGTCCGGCGGGGAGGACGACCTGGCGGACGACGCGGACGACTCCGACGACGACGGCCTGCCGGACGTCTCCGACGGTGCCGGGGCGCAACCGCCGCCCAGTCGATAG